Below is a genomic region from Tautonia marina.
CTGCGCGCTGAGCAAACCCTCACTCATCTCCCTGGGTCGATCCTCCCTGGGTCGATCGATCGAGTGTCGATCGTTTCTTCGACCACCGGCCGACAGAGTTCGACCCCCCATGCCTTCAGCACTCTGTACGCTTCGCGCCGAACCAGGTAACGGCGCACCTCTCCGCCCTCATTCTCCTGGGCATGATGCAGGATCGCCCATCCCGGATCCTTGAGCAACGGCTTGAGCAATGCAATCGTCTCCTCAGAGCGAAAATACCGCAATGCCCGGACCCCTTCGACGCGGCGTAAGACGTGCTCCGATTGGATCGCCTTCCGTGCCCATTGTTCCAGGCGGTCATCAACGGGCACACTGATTGTCACTCCGTGATATTCCGCCCAGCGCGTCTCTGCGATGACTTCGCGGGGAACCTCGCGCTGAAAGGTGTGAAACCGTTTCACATTCCCTGGCATTCTGGTAACGGTTTCCTTGGCGACTCGGATCACGTCGTCCCGATCTCGGAGCAGAGTCTCCCGAGCTGTCAGCACGGCCAGCGCTTCGTCGTCCAGATCAATGACCGACGTTTGAATCTCGGTTCCCTCCTGCCGAACCGCGATGAGCAGACGGCAACGATCCCCTTTCCAATCGGAGAGCACCGCCTCCGGCTCTCGGAGCGCGACCCTCACCGTTTCGTAACTCTCCCCGATTGGCACCTTGATCGTTTCGTCAACCAGGATCCTGGCCTCGAATCCCTCAGGGCCTTCTGGAACATCGATGGCATCCAGCGTTCCGACGAACACCACATCCGTGTTGGCAACGATTGCCTCAAGGCTTTCGACGTGCCCGAAGATTGGCTGCCCCGTTGCGGCCATCGGGCCGACCAGCGCCAGGGTTCCGGCCAGGATCGAACCCACGCAAAGGTCGTTCACGATCGGGCTCCCGTTCGAGATCCGTCGTCGTTCGGCAGGCTTCCGCCCTCAGTCGCTGGCCAGGCTGTCCTGATCGAGGTCTTCGATCCGGTGCTCGACCGCGCGGCGGACCTGTTCCTCTTCCCGGAGTTTCTGGGCGAGCTGTTCGACGCGTTCCACCGGGGTTCCCGGTTCGAGGAGCATCCAGCAGGGTTCGTCGGGGTTGAGCGTGTCAAGCCGTCCGTTGCTGGTCAGGCAGATCGGCGCGACGTGGCAATCCTGGTGCTTGTAGTGCCAGCCCAGCTTCTCCATCGCGATCGGGTCGGGGTGGACTGGGCGGGGTTCGTCGCTCGTGTAGTGATGGACGACCTGCGCCTGGAGGCCGACGACCAGCAACAGCTCGTGAACAATCCGCGAGGAACCGTCATGGTCGAACTCGTCGCGGAGGACGATCGCTCGCATGCCGGCCGGAGCGGCAAAGGCCGGCTGAAGGAGGCGAAGGGCGTAGTGCTCCATTGAGTCGACCTCACAAAGGCGGTAACGAGAGGAAGACCGATCGGGGTTTCGGACGACGCCAAGACGTCATCCCCCCCGTCGAGCCACGGCTTGCTCAGGGCTCGATCGGTCGGATCCGAACGATCCGGAAGGCCACCGGGCCGTGGTCCCCTTGCAGCAAGATCGGGCCAAGAGGCGTTTCGGGCTTGGTGCGCCAGGCGTGTCCGGTCGGATAGGGAATTTCGAGGTTCTCGTGGATGATCTGCCCGTTCAGCTCGGCCCGCTCGAGCACGGCATGCGCCGTCTTCTTCCCCGCATCATCGAACCGAGGCGCGCGGAACGTCGCGCGAAGCACTTGCCACTCCCCTGCCGGACGCGAGGCGTTGACCATCGGCGGGAACCCCTCGTCAATGTGCCGGTAGCGCGGCAGCAGTTCGGCCCTCGGGTAAACGCCGCCGTTCCCCTTGGCGTCAATCTCCTTGCCGTAGCTGTCGTACATCTGAATTTCGTAGAGCCCCTGGAACTTCACGCCGGCGTTCGAGTTCTCGGCCATCATGTACTCGATCTCGATCTCCACGTCGCCGAACTCCTGCACCGTCTCCAGGTTTCTCGTGCGGCCGGGAGGGTCGTTGATCAGGACCCCTGCCCCCGCTTCGGGCGTCAGGTGCTTCGGGTCCTCCTCGTTCAGCGCGGCCGAGCCCACAATTTGCCAGTCCCCAAACGGCGGGCGGAAGG
It encodes:
- a CDS encoding 3-keto-disaccharide hydrolase; translation: MRSLRALAVVAVVFLVVQTSASRGWAEEGPDDGWITLFGEGTGLDAFRPPFGDWQIVGSAALNEEDPKHLTPEAGAGVLINDPPGRTRNLETVQEFGDVEIEIEYMMAENSNAGVKFQGLYEIQMYDSYGKEIDAKGNGGVYPRAELLPRYRHIDEGFPPMVNASRPAGEWQVLRATFRAPRFDDAGKKTAHAVLERAELNGQIIHENLEIPYPTGHAWRTKPETPLGPILLQGDHGPVAFRIVRIRPIEP